A window of Hevea brasiliensis isolate MT/VB/25A 57/8 chromosome 14, ASM3005281v1, whole genome shotgun sequence contains these coding sequences:
- the LOC110671700 gene encoding disease resistance protein RPV1-like — translation MASIPPCKYDVFISFRGKDVRYGFLSHLSSALHQKQIHAFTDENLRKGEDISPALLKIIQESSVSIVIFSAYYADSPWCLDELVKILECKETLGQLVLPVFYQVDPTDVQELTGNFGKAFTLAKHGEQVKGRLNKVDEWKHALIEISNLSGWDSRNIKYESKLVEEIVNDVLKKFSHMSSSDDAYDHNFVGIDSRVKKVEWLLNDKRVIGIWGMGGIGKTTIAQQVFRRNMTKFDGHCFVDKVRETMTKQPPIVVRDNIICRLLRERNLYEDALNLDVFIRRRLHSKKIFIVFDDVDDPNHLKSLVGECDLYHEGSRIIITSRDWQVLKNFCSKECIYEVEKLSDSEDIELFSLHAFKQNHPKEGYVELSKEATTYAGGSPLALIVLGSHLFDLGIEEWKSELGKLKGESLRKIQDVLRISYNGLERNEKKIFLDIACFFKGEYKYHVERRLEGFGFFPKSAMPRLINKTLINIACGKVDMHDLLQQMGKDIVIEECKQPGGRSRLWNHEDIRHVLTTNTGTKNVEGILLDMCEKDNLELSSTAFMKMCNLRFLEVRNSWARERVLLPNNLKFLPKELRYLSWKNYPLKSLPLNFWPKNLVELYMHDSNLIELWNGDKPLENLKLMDLSYSEDLIRIPDLPSTAPNLEFLYLRICENLVEIPSSLQNLSKLVELDLRGCYNITDCPEIPCNIRILTLDSTGIEQLPSSIEHLSQLVKLSLKRCKRLVSIPSSIGGLKCLEALYLNGCSRLVGIPSSIGELKRLEKLYLYGCSRLMSIPSSIGKLKCLKEFPLYGCSELLSLPESIKQLSKLKCLDLRGCKRLKCLPDLPSYLKDLNASDCTSLESASTSFLFVEHADENKDEDYFADLKFLMLVGCVNLDKNVMEDVLEAHLLGQDVVLYMAGCEVPQGMRYKNNSGSSLSFRLDLHRLIAFSFCTVFHTTDYIRLTCRVDFTDKSGHRHGIDFHYWTKLDYNYSTEQMLLWFNHNKFDSVDKECFVEASFHFSSPNCSLMKCGVDPIYR, via the exons ATGGCTTCTATCCCTCCCTGCAAATATGATGTCTTTATTAGTTTTAGAGGTAAAGATGTCCGTTATGGTTTTCTCTCCCATCTCTCTTCAGCCTTGCATCAAAAACAAATCCATGCCTTTACGGATGAAAACCTTCGTAAAGGAGAAGATATCTCACCAGCTCTCTTGAAAATAATTCAAGAATCATCTGTCTCAATTGTTATTTTCTCTGCATATTATGCTGATTCTCCCTGGTGCTTGGATGAGCTTGTGAAGATACTTGAGTGCAAGGAAACCTTAGGACAATTAGTCCTACCAGTTTTTTACCAAGTAGATCCGACTGATGTTCAAGAGCTGACAGGGAATTTTGGAAAGGCATTTACTCTTGCTAAGCATGGCGAACAAGTCAAAGGCCGTTTAAACAAGGTGGACGAATGGAAGCATGCTTTGATTGAAATAAGCAACTTATCAGGATGGGATTCACGAAATATCAA GTATGAATCCAAATTAGTTGAAGAAATCGTCAACGATGTTTTGAAGAAATTTAGTCATATGTCTTCAAGTGATGATGCTTATGATCACaattttgttggaattgattCACGTGTGAAAAAAGTGGAATGGTTGTTAAATGACAAGCGAGTTATAGGAATTTGGGGGATGGGAGGCATTGGTAAAACAACCATTGCGCAACAAGTGTTTCGTCGAAACATGACTAAATTTGATGGTCATTGCTTTGTTGACAAGGTTAGAGAAACAATGACAAAGCAACCACCAATTGTTGTACGAGACAATATCATTTGTCGATTGTTAAGGGAAAGAAATTTATATGAAGACGCATTGAATTTGGATGTTTTTATTAGGAGAAGGCTCCACAGTAAAAAGATTTTCATTGTTTTTGATGATGTTGATGATCCAAATCATTTAAAAAGTTTAGTAGGAGAGTGTGACTTGTACCATGAAGGAAGTAGAATCATTATAACTAGCAGAGATTGGCAAGTACTTAAAAATTTTTGTTCAAAGGAATGCATATATGAGGTTGAGAAATTAAGTGATTCTGAAGACATTGAACTCTTTAGCTTGCATGCCTTCAAACAAAATCATCCTAAGGAAGGATATGTGGAGCTATCAAAGGAGGCAACAACTTATGCCGGGGGGAGTCCATTAGCTCTTATAGTTTTGGGATCTCATTTATTTGACTTGGGAATAgaagaatggaaaagtgaattggGAAAATTAAAAGGGGAATCTCTTAGGAAAATTCAAGATGTTCTGAGAATAAGTTATAATGGACTAGAGaggaatgaaaagaaaatatttcTTGATATTGCATGTTTCTTCAAAGGGGAATATAAATATCACGTTGAGAGAAGATTAGAAGGATTTGGTTTCTTTCCAAAAAGTGCAATGCCTCGTCTAATTAATAAAACTCTCATTAATATTGCATGCGGAAAGGTAGATATGCATGACTTGCTACAACAAATGGGTAAGGATATTGTTATTGAGGAGTGCAAACAGCCTGGAGGACGTAGTAGGTTGTGGAATCATGAAGATATTCGTCATGTATTGACAACAAATACG GGAACCAAAAATGTTGAAGGCATATTACTTGATATGTGTGAGAAGGATAATTTGGAGCTAAGTTCCACAGCCTTCATGAAGATGTGCAATCTTAGATTCCTTGAAGTAAGGAATAGTTGGGCAAGAGAACGAGTGCTCCTTCCTAACAACCTTAAATTTCTTCCAAAAGAGCTAAGGTAtctttcttggaaaaattatcctttgaaaagtttgccGTTAAATTTTTGGCCCAAGAATCTTGTAGAACTTTACATGCATGACAGCAACCTCATAGAACTTTGGAATGGCGATAAG CctcttgaaaatttgaaattaatggaTCTCAGCTACTCTGAGGACTTAATCAGGATTCCAGACTTACCGAGTACTGCTCCAAATCTTGAGTTTTTATATTTGAGGATCTGTGAAAATTTGGTTGAGATTCCCTCATCTCTTCAAAATCTAAGCAAGCTTGTTGAGCTAGATCTACGTGGGTGCTACAATATCACAGATTGTCCGGAGATTCCGTGTAACATAAGGATTCTAACATTAGATAGCACTGGAATAGAACAATTGCCCTCATCAATTGAGCATCTATCTCAACTTGTCAAATTATCTTTGAAAAGATGTAAAAGACTTGTGAGTATTCCAAGCAGCATTGGCGGATTGAAATGTCTTGAAGCACTTTATCTCAATGGATGTTCAAGACTCGTGGGCATTCCAAGCAGCATTGGCGAGTTGAAACGTCTTGAAAAACTTTATCTCTATGGATGTTCAAGACTCATGAGTATTCCAAGCAGCATAGGGAAGTTGAAATGTCTCAAAGAATTTCCCCTCTATGGATGCTCAGAACTGCTAAGTCTACCAGAGAGTATCAAACAACTTTCTAAGTTGAAATGCCTTGATTTAAGAGGTTGCAAGAGACTTAAATGTTTACCAGACCTTCCATCATACTTAAAAGACTTAAATGCGTCAGATTGCACGTCTCTGGAATCTGCATCAACTTCTTTCCTTTTCGTAGAACATGCAGATGAAAATAAAGATGAAGATTATTTCGCAGATCTTAAATTTCTCATGCTTGTTGGTTGCGTCAATCTGGATAAGAATGTTATGGAGGATGTATTGGAAGCACATCTGTTGGGTCAGGATGTTGTTTTATATATGGCAGGATGTGAAGTGCCGCAAGGGATGAGATATAAGAATAACAGTGGGTCCTCGCTTTCATTCAGACTTGACCTACATCGCTTAATTGCTTTCTCTTTTTGCACTGTTTTTCATACCACAGATTATATTCGCCTTACATGTAGAGTGGATTTTACCGACAAATCTGGACACAGGCATGGCATTGATTTCCATTATTGGACGAAGTTGGATTATAATTATTCAACAGAACAAATGTTGCTTTGGTTCAATCATAATAAATTCGACTCCGTTGATAAAGAGTGTTTCGTTGAGGCCTCCTTTCACTTCTCCAGTCCCAATTGCTCTTTAATGAAGTGTGGAGTCGATCCTATATATAGATGA